The following is a genomic window from Bacteroidia bacterium.
TCGTTGTATCTCCTCGACGAGCTCTGGAAAGTGTTCGAGTCTAAAGCGGAAGTGACAGCATTGAAACTTCGTCTACGAGAAACGGAGATTTCCTATGCCGAAGTTGAGCGTTCAAGAACCGCTTAATCGTTGAAATACAATATTTTACTGCGATTGTTGAAAAAACATTGCATATTCATCCCCGTTTTCTTATTTTCCTGTGTCGTTTTGGCGTCTTCATTTAAAGTAATACCCGAGGTCCGGAATGAAATTCTTCATTGACAGCGCAAATATTGAAGAAATCCGTGAAGCAGCCAGTCTCGGCATTCTGGATGGAGTGACCACGAATCCGTCGTTGGTTGCGAAGGAGGGTCGTAATTTCCGCCAATTGCTCGATGAAATTCTTGCCATCGTGGACGGTCCGGTCAGTGCCGAAGTCGTGTCCGTGGACAACGAAGGAATTTTAAGAGAAGCTCGCGAGCTTGCCGCCATTCATCACAACATCGTCGTCAAGGTCCCACTTATTCGTGAAGGGCTCAAGGCCGTCCGGCAGCTGACGGACGAAGGCATCAAGACGAACGTCACCCTTTGCTTTTCCCCCACGCAGGCCTTGCTTGCCGCCAAGGCCGGCGCCACCTACATCTCGCCATTTATCGGTCGTCTCGATGATATCAGCATCGACGGCATGGAATTGATACAGCAAATCGTCACAATCTACCAAAACTACGATTTCCCGACGCAAGTACTCGCGGCCAGCATCCGACATCCCTTGCATGTAGTGGATGCGGCGCTGATGGGTGCGCATGTCGCGACGATTCCATTCAAAATCATTGAGCAAATGTTTTTCCATCCGTTGACGGACAGCGGTTTGCAGCGTTTTCTCGATGACTGGAAGAAACACGAGACAAAGCTCGTTTGACAGACGATCTCAACCTTTTTTTCATATTTATTTCTGGCTGACTGTAATGAAGCGTACAGCATTTCATGACATCCATGTGCGTCTCGGCGCCAAAATGGTCGAGTTCGCAGGTTTTCACATGCCCATTCAATACTCAGGTATTATCGCGGAGCACAAACGCGTACGCAGTACTGTTGGCGTATTCGACGTCACGCACATGGGAGAGTTCGAGGTTCGCGGGGCGGATGCGTTTTCCTTTGTCCAGCGCATGACCACAAACGACGTGACGAAGCTGGCGGAGGGTCAAGTGCAGTACTCGACGATGTGCTACGATCACGGGGGCATCGTTGACGACCTCTTGGTGTACCACTGTGGCGATTTTCTCCAACTTGTGGTAAATGCATCCAATCTCGAGAAAGATTTCAACTGGCTCAAGGAGC
Proteins encoded in this region:
- the fsa gene encoding fructose-6-phosphate aldolase; translation: MKFFIDSANIEEIREAASLGILDGVTTNPSLVAKEGRNFRQLLDEILAIVDGPVSAEVVSVDNEGILREARELAAIHHNIVVKVPLIREGLKAVRQLTDEGIKTNVTLCFSPTQALLAAKAGATYISPFIGRLDDISIDGMELIQQIVTIYQNYDFPTQVLAASIRHPLHVVDAALMGAHVATIPFKIIEQMFFHPLTDSGLQRFLDDWKKHETKLV